From Oryzias melastigma strain HK-1 linkage group LG15, ASM292280v2, whole genome shotgun sequence, one genomic window encodes:
- the adss2 gene encoding adenylosuccinate synthetase isozyme 2 — translation MSESGNQEATGASNGSGGTSTPKPSFGNKVTVVLGAQWGDEGKGKVVDLLAQDADMVCRCQGGNNAGHTVVVDSVEYDFHLLPSGIINPKVTAFIGNGVVIHIPGMFEEAEKNERKGKSLKGWESRLIISDRAHIVFDFHQAVDGVQEQQRQEQAGKNLGTTKKGIGPVYSAKAARSGLRICDLVADFTQFSERYKILAHQYKSMYPTLEIDIEGELERLKNYMERIRPMVRDGVHYMYEALHGPPKKILVEGANAALLDIDFGTYPFVTSSNCTVGGVCTGLGMPPHNVGEVYGVVKAYTTRVGIGAFPTEQSNDIGELLQTRGKEVGVTTGRKRRCGWLDLVLIKYAHMINGFTALALTKLDILDVFPEIKVGVAYRVNDEIIPHFPANQEVLHRVEVQYETLPGWKSDTSAARSFEELPENAQKYVHFVEEHVGVPVKWIGVGKSRESMIQLF, via the exons ATGTCGGAAAGCGGGAATCAGGAAGCCACCGGGGCCTCGAACGGCAGCGGCGGCACGTCAACCCCCAAACCGTCTTTTGGCAACAAAGTGACAGTCGTGCTCGGGGCTCAGTGGGGCGACGAAGGGAAGGGAAAAGTTGTGGATCTGCTGGCACAGGACGCGGACATGGTGTGCAGATGTCAG GGAGGCAACAACGCCGGGCACACTGTGGTTGTGGACTCGGTAGAGTACGACTTCCACCTCCTACCCAGCGGCATCATCAACCCCAAGGTTACTGCCTTCATCG GCAATGGTGTTGTGATCCATATTCCTGGCATGTTtgaagaagcagaaaagaaTGAACGCAAAGGAAAAA GCCTGAAAGGCTGGGAGAGTCGATTGATCATCTCAGACAGAGCACACATCG TGTTTGACTTCCACCAAGCGGTCGATGGCGTTCAGGAACAGCAGAGGCAGGAGCAAGCAGGCAAGAA CCTTGGGACAACAAAGAAAGGGATCGGCCCAGTTTACTCTGCCAAAGCAGCTCGCAGTGGCCTGAGGATATGTGACTTAGTGGCAGACTTCACTCAGTTCTCGGAAAG GTATAAAATCCTCGCCCATCAGTACAAGTCCATGTACCCGACGCTGGAGATAGACATAGAGGGAGAGCTGGAAAGATTAAAG AACTACATGGAGCGGATTCGGCCCATGGTGAGGGACGGGGTTCACTACATGTACGAGGCTCTTCACGGTCCGCCCAAAAAGATCCTGGTGGAAGGAGCCAACGCTGCGCTGCTGGATATCGACTTCG GAACGTATCCGTTTGTGACGTCGTCCAACTGCACGGTTGGAGGGGTGTGCACAGGTCTGGGCATGCCCCCCCACAATGTGGGCGAGGTCTATGGAGTGGTGAAGGCGTACACCACCAGAGTGGGGATCGGAGCGTTCCCCACAGAGCAGAGCAAC GACATCGGAGAGCTGCTGCAGACTCGAGGGAAGGAGGTGGGCGTGACCACAGGCAGGAAGCGGCGATGCGGTTGGCTGGATCTGGTGCTCATCAAATATGCACACATGATTAACGGCTTCACTGC tttagCGCTCACCAAACTTGACATACTTGACGTCTTTCCAGAGATAAAGGTGGGCGTGGCCTACAGAGTCAACGATGAAATTATACCTCACTTTCCAG ccaatcaggaggtgCTGCACCGCGTGGAGGTTCAGTACGAGACGCTGCCCGGCTGGAAGAGCGACACTTCAGCTGCTCGGAGCTTTGAGGAGCTTCCTGAAAACGCTCAGAAATATGTTCACTTTGTCGAGGAGCACGTGGGAGTGCCTG